The following proteins are encoded in a genomic region of Gossypium hirsutum isolate 1008001.06 chromosome D05, Gossypium_hirsutum_v2.1, whole genome shotgun sequence:
- the LOC121217304 gene encoding putative disease resistance protein At3g14460: protein MPSGLDQLTKLQTLSDFVIGEGDGRLIRELKNLSNLRGNFCLSGLENVNGQDAREAKLNEKLGIDGLELQWGPDLENNTRKTEVEERVLDFLHPPKKLEQLIIENYGGVKFSSWIADSSLKNLSFLKLRNCKNCKSLPSVGRLPLLKEFSIIGFDQVQKIGVELFGENQLNPFASSEILSFESLPNWKEWDTCEGDEKVLKLPSLRELSIKTCPQLLGRLPTHLPSLQKLEIHRCMSLVVSISSFLSLCELSIQGCAELVDDCSSPAKELSSLQTLSLSNISKFNIPADRTMLRFGNSEHFAIDGWEELASLSRYGFSLVGHRFITVSRCPQLQSLEAKEAELQPDKISRVESLRIYDCERVNRLPQVLHELIFLTVMEIDNCRSLVSFAENSLPPNLKKLRIRNCENLEFLVDAKEDNKSMSSTLCLLEDLIIYNCPSLMSLSSKGHKNICNQLQFLEIDQCSKLSCLFSNTKFPITLKHLRILGCPMLEYIAEEFEETTCLESIKIIVSGIKSLPRGLDKLIHLQNIWLFSCSNLVSFEESGLPSTSFRDFKVIDCGNFGALPKCMASITSLRELSVDNCLADISFPSEGFPANLTSLEISNAPKIYRSLVEWGLNRLTSLQKLTIGGGGCSNVVSFPEEEIGMMLPPPLTRINLFQFENLEFMFSEGFQDLASLRRLEISECPKLTSLPEKDMLRSLGLLSISSCLLLQEECSSDKGREWFKISHIPLVQIDGKRVIPRKSN, encoded by the coding sequence ATGCCCTCCGGACTTGATCAGCTAACCAAGCTTCAAACGTTATCTGATTTTGTTATAGGGGAAGGTGATGGACGTCTTATTAGAGAATTGAAAAATTTGTCAAACCTTAGAGGTAATTTTTGTCTTTCTGGATTGGAGAATGTTAATGGTCAAGATGCGAGGGAAGCTAAGTTAAATGAGAAGCTAGGGATTGATGGGTTAGAACTACAATGGGGTCCAGACTTGGAGAATAATACAAGGAAAACAGAAGTTGAAGAGCGGGTGTTGGACTTTCTTCATCCTCCGAAAAAGCTTGAGCAACTCATCATTGAGAATTACGGGGGTGTAAAATTCTCATCTTGGATAGCAGATTCTTCCCTCAAGAATTTGTCGTTTTTGAAGCTTCGCAATTGTAAAAACTGCAAGTCACTACCATCAGTTGGAAGGTTGCCATTGTTAAAAGAGTTTTCAATTATTGGTTTCGATCAAGTACAGAAGATTGGTGTTGAGCTCTTCGGAGAAAATCAATTGAATCCATTTGCATCATCAGAGATTCTGTCTTTTGAGAGTCTTCCAAACTGGAAGGAGTGGGACACTTGTGAAGGAGACGAGAAGGTTTTGAAACTCCCTAGCCTTCGTGAGCTTTCAATCAAAACCTGTCCTCAATTGTTGGGAAGGTTGCCTACCCATCTTCCTTCCTTGCAAAAACTTGAAATTCATAGGTGTATGAGTTTGGTAGTTTCAATATCAAGTTTCCTGTCACTGTGTGAATTAAGTATACAAGGGTGTGCAGAACTGGTGGACGATTGCTCTTCTCCTGCAAAGGAGCTTTCCTCTTTGCAAACTTTGTCTCTTTCTAACATTTCAAAGTTTAATATTCCAGCAGATAGGACAATGTTGAGGTTTGGAAACTCAGAACATTTTGCAATTGATGGTTGGGAGGAGTTGGCATCTCTATCACGGTATGGGTTTAGTTTAGTTGGACATCGTTTCATTACCGTTTCGCGTTGTCCTCAACTGCAGTCTTTGGAAGCCAAGGAAGCCGAATTGCAACCTGACAAGATTTCACGTGTTGAATCTCTGCGGATATATGACTGTGAAAGGGTCAATAGACTGCCACAAGTCTTACATGAGCTCATATTTCTTACAGTGATGGAAATTGATAATTGTCGAAGCTTGGTTTCTTTTGCAGAGAATAGCTTACCGCCTAATTTAAAAAAGCTGAGAATTAGAAACTGTGAGAATTTGGAGTTTTTGGTTGATGCAAAAGAAGATAATAAGAGTATGAGTAGTACCCTCTGTCTTCTTGAGGACTTGATAATCTATAACTGTCCATCTCTAATGTCTTTGTCATCGAAGGGGCACAAAAATATTTGCAATCAgcttcaatttctcgaaattgaCCAGTGCTCAAAGCTGAGTTGCCTATTTTCAAACACCAAGTTTCCCATAACGCTTAAACATTTGAGAATTTTGGGATGTCCAATGTTGGAATACATAGCCGAGGAGTTTGAGGAAACCACTTGTCTTGAATCTATTAAAATTATAGTTTCTGGAATTAAATCTCTACCACGAGGACTAGACAAGCTCATCCATCTCCAGAATATTTGGTTGTTTTCGTGTTCAAATTTGGTTTCTTTTGAAGAAAGTGGGTTGCCCAGCACCAGCTTCAGAGATTTCAAAGTTATTGATTGTGGAAATTTTGGAGCCCTTCCTAAGTGCATGGCCAGCATCACCTCCCTTCGAGAATTAAGTGTGGACAACTGTTTGGCTGACATATCATTTCCATCGGAGGGATTCCCTGCCAATCTCACATCACTTGAAATCTCAAACGCACCCAAGATTTATAGGTCACTTGTGGAATGGGGATTAAATAGACTCACCTCTCTTCAAAAATTGACCATCGGAGGTGGAGGATGCTCAAACGTGGTGTCGTTCCCAGAAGAAGAGATTGGAATGATGTTGCCTCCTCCTCTCACCCGTATCAATCTTTTCCAGTTTGAGAACCTGGAATTCATGTTCTCCGAGGGCTTTCAAGACCTCGCCTCTCTTCGAAGACTGGAAATCAGTGAATGTCCCAAGCTAACATCTCTTCCGGAAAAAGACATGCTTCGTTCGCTTGGACTTTTAAGTATTTCCAGTTGTCTGTTGCTGCAAGAAGAGTGCTCAAGCGATAAAGGACGAGAGTGGTTTAAGATTTCCCACATACCCCTTGTTCAAATTGATGGTAAAAGGGTCATCCCGAGGAAATCAAATTGA